One window from the genome of Salvia splendens isolate huo1 chromosome 9, SspV2, whole genome shotgun sequence encodes:
- the LOC121746595 gene encoding NADH--cytochrome b5 reductase 1-like, whose protein sequence is MDFLATSEGQLVVGVAVGLIAIAAAYFLLSSNKPKVCLDAENFKEFKLVKKTQISHNVAKFRFSLPTPAFVLGLPIGQHISCRGKDSQGEEVIKPYTPTTLDSDVGYFELVIKMYPQGRMSHHFREMKEGDFMAVKGPKGRFRYQPGQVRAFGMLAGGSGITPMFQVARSILENPNDKTKLHLIYANVTLDDILLKDEINGLAKTYPDQFQVYYVLNQPPEVWNGGVGFVSKEMIQAHCPPPASDIKILRCGPPPMNKAMAAHLEALEYSAEMQFQF, encoded by the exons ATGGACTTCTTGGCAACATCCGAAGGACAACTAGTAGTTGGAGTTGCTGTCGGTCTCATAGCTATTGCTGCTGCCTATTTCTTGCTTTCCTCCAACAAGCCCAAAG TGTGCTTGGATGCTGAGAATTTCAAGGAATTTAAACTTGTGAAGAAAACACAAATAAGCCATAATGTGGCCAAGTTCAGATTTTCTCTCCCTACCCCAGCATTTGTATTGGGCCTTCCTATTGGACAGCACATTAGCTGCAG GGGTAAGGATAGTCAAGGTGAAGAGGTCATTAAACCATACACACCAACTACTTTGGATTCTGATGTTGGATACTTTGAATTAGTTATAAAG ATGTATCCACAAGGGAGAATGTCTCATCATTTTAGAGAAATGAAGGAAGGTGATTTTATGGCTGTCAAAGGACCAAAG GGCCGTTTTAGGTATCAACCAGGCCAAGTGAGAGCATTTGGCATGCTTGCTGGAGGCTCTGGGATTACACCAATGTTCCAG GTTGCTAGATCAATCCTGGAGAACCCTAATGACAAAACAAAGCTGCATCTGATCTATGCTAATGTTACGTTGGATGACATTCTACTAAAG GATGAAATCAATGGTCTTGCCAAAACTTATCCTGATCAATTCCAAGTTTACTATGTGCTGAACCAG CCTCCTGAAGTATGGAACGGTGGAGTCGGTTTTGTGTCGAAAGAAATGATCCAGGCTCACTGCCCTCCTCCAGCCTCCGACATTAAG ATTCTGAGATGTGGTCCGCCTCCAATGAACAAGGCCATGGCTGCTCATCTCGAGGCACTTGAATACTCGGCTGAGATGCAGTTCCAGTTCTAA